From the genome of Seriola aureovittata isolate HTS-2021-v1 ecotype China chromosome 18, ASM2101889v1, whole genome shotgun sequence:
TTTTGTTATCAGGATTATTATTGAAGAAGCGGGGGAAATGCTCTCCTAGCTTGCTTGCTACAGCTAtcagttagcatgctagtttTGTCGTTATAATAGGGGAATAAGTTCACACAGTTTATTAAAAAGTGTTTGTACCAACGGCTTCTGTCTTCACATTAAACTTTCCTCCTTTGTGGAGCAGTTTTTACCCCCACAGAGGGGTTAAATAAAACTGGACGGTACGACGTAGCTAATAAGCTACATTAGCTTTCCCCTTTGTTAGTCTCTCTGGGTCTACGTTCCCTCAAAGGTTAGCATTGTCGGGGCAGCTGGCCATTGGTGAACAGCACAGATTTGCATTCACCAATAAATTGAACTTGATGTGAAACTTGATCccattgaaataaataaaattttctgTGAAGTTTTGCTGCTTtaaatgctgctgtttcatGGCCACGGTTACCATGGCAATGCTAGAACGAGACAGATTAGGTACGACCAATGATTGTGAAGCGTTCGTTGTTCTGTATCATATTTCAAACACACGTCTATGAATCTCAGCAGCTTGGATAAAACTGTCTCTTCtgttattctttgttttttcctccagctctttTACTTCCGACAGAGAGTTACGCAACGAGCGGGAAAGATGGCGAGCTCTTTCACACGTCTGATCTCTGGCCGCAACAAGGCTGTGCTGTTGGCCAGCTTGGGCGCGGGAACGATGGCGACCGGCTTCTTGTTGAGCGACAGCTCCCTGGCTGCTGAGACCAGGAAGAAGCTTTATCCCCCCAGGTAAGACGGGCTCATGAGGAATCAGGTGAAGATCAGGAGCGTGGGTTCACTGTAAGATCAGTGGATGGATGACCTTGATGAGTCAGCGAATAGTCTATAATTATAGTCTATAATTATCCGCCTGGACAACGCAGGAAGTGACTACGTGCTTCACATCACTGGCACATTCCAGAACAATGACTCATTGTTTTGTGACACAAGTAGAAATACTGTGAGTGTTTCTGAACTCATTCAAGAGTTTAAACGTGAAAGCGTCCCATAAAAACACATGCTGAGGGTCGGTGTGAGCGTGTGGCTATCTTCAACACGCTGAGTGAATATCTGACGGTATGAAGAGGTCACAGCGGAGCTCTGGCAGCGTCCTGCAGTATCACTCCCACTCTCAGGTTTCAGCTGCGTTACCTttgactcactctctctctctctctctctctctctctctctctcccgctcacTCACAACCTTTCTCTGTGATCTTCAACATCCCCAGGTTCACTCCAGGTCATCTCACATCTACATAGCTTGATCGGTTGCACACACTTGTGAGAAATTTGCACCAGTGAAGTAGGATATCAACTACGACCGGGCGCCCGTCCTCCATCTTGTGGCCCTGGTGTTGTAGAGGAAGCCTGTGTCAAAACCTTGTTTTAAGACCTCAGTGGTTTTagttttaagttgtgttttatCATAACACTTCGATTGTTTGTCTGTCggtaacacacagaaaacctcagGCAACGTCGTTTTATTATCACAGAATTacaaactgattatttttattttcagttggtCTGGCAATTATTTTCTCCAATAACTGTTTGattgtttagtttataaaatgttagGAAATAGTGGGAAAATGCTCATCATTGTTCCCTGAATCGTcatatttaaatagtttttgtcGTCTGACCAACAGTTGAAAAGCCAAAACTATGAGTTTAATGTCACAGGAAACTATGAAAactagcaaatattcacatttaaaaagctggtACCAGTGATTATTTGGTGTTTATACTTAAAACTAAGACGAGTAATCAATCATCAAAACTGTTGCCAGttgaattttctgtcaatcgTTGGCCATATCAACTTTGTAATTTGTCGGAGTCCTCTTCACAGCTTCTAGTCTTGCTTGTATGTGCGCCATTAAATGAATcgatgcagctttaaatcacaaaaatcaaGACCTGACCTGCTATGGACTCGACTGCTGTGAGTCTCGACTCGACTCAAAAGTCAAAACATTCAAGTATCAAGTTTTGACCTGGTGAAATTCaagacagataaaaataaagcataTGTTTATGGAAAGTATGTGGCTATGCGAAGCTCGCTGGGTGATAAGGCCTTTATAGTAATGCGTTATTAGTTTGACTTGAGACTCTGATTTACTGCTGAACGCTTGTTAACTGAATGTTTGGCTTTGAGTCAAGTCAGAGTTTTTAAGGTGTCAAGTCTCGAGGCCGTTGAATCCAAGTCAAATCTCAAGTCTTAATGTGTGTGACGTAAATCTGGAGAACCACGTTGTCTCCACTAGTTGTCAGTGTGAGCGGGATCATTAGACGTTCGACTCTATGAAGAAATCTTCccgcttcttcttctcctgcagctctgacttcCCTGAcctgaggaaacacaacaactgCATGGCCGCGGCTCTGACTCCGGCCATTTACGCCAAACTGAGAGACAAGGTGACCCCCAACAACTGGACCCTGGACCAGTGCATCCAAACCGGAGTCGACAACCCCGGACACCCCTTCATCAAGACAGTGGGCTGCGTGGCTGGCGACGAGGAGAGCTACGAGGTGagaggggtcaaaggtcacggacGTTACGGTGTGACATCAAACCTACAGCCCTGACGTTGTTCTCTGTTCCCTGCAGGTGTTTGGCGAGCTCTTTGACCCCGTCATCAAAGACAGGCACAACGGCTACGACCCCAGAACCATGACACACCCCACTGACCTGGATTCCTCCAAGGTGTTTACACCCTAACACCCTCACCCTctccatcatccctccatccacccATACTCTCCCTTCACCTGTAAAACATCTCTGTCCTTCCCCTCCTTCCAGCTGAGCCACGCCATGTTCGATGAGCATTACGTTCTTTCCTCCCGTGTCCGAACCGGCCGCAGTATCCGCGGGCTGAGCCTCCCCCCGGCCTGTTCGAGGGCCGAGCGCCGCGAGgtggagcgggtggtggtgacgGCCCTGGCCGGCCTGAAGGGAGACCTGGCTGGACATTACTACAGCCTGGGAGACATGACGGacaaggagcagcagcagctcattgaTGTGAGTTTTATCTCGGCTAAAAACACAGAACCAAGAAAATCATGTCCTGCGGTCTCTGACCTCTTTCACTTCTGGTGTGAAAGGAACGTAACCGGGGAATCGAACATTTTCCATTGAAGCTTTACTGCACTGACGTCAGctacaaacacactgactgctgCATCTTTCAGTGGATGAAGCAGCTTATTggtttattttcttaataaagAAAAACCTCATCAAACTGACCTGAACTGTGTTAAAGTCATAGGTCAATGCTTCCCGCCATTTTTGGCGTGTGATCCAAGTCAAATCTCAAGTCCTAATTTTTGTGTCACACCTGAGGAAGTGAAAACATTCAGtatttccccccaaaaaaaaggaacaaccttgtttttaaatgaaaccttTCAAAGTTTAACAgctaaaattaaaacacatgatGTATGTAAAGTTAGTATTTAAGTTGAAAGGACTCATGGACTTGATCTCTTACACAAGGTCGACACATTTCATGACTCATTttgaatatattcatatatatttatatttttttctgtcgaCACTAAACTGTCGGAGTTCCTCTCTCAGAACATGTAAAGACTTTAGGCCGATCCTCTCAGTCTACTGACCTTTCTGCTCTGACCGTTTCACGCTGCGCCACATAAGGATCACTTCCTGTTCGACAAGCCCGTGTCTCCGTTACTCACCTCGGCCTTCATGGCCCGAGACTGGCCCGACTCCAGGGGGATCTGGTAAGGCCGACGCTGCGCACTGAGGAAAGGAAGTGCAGTCCAGTGCCAACATGTCtgacacccccacccacccccccacacccagTTCCTGTTGTAGAGTCCTGGTCTCCTCTCAGTTGGGTGGAGGTTGTAGTTTCTTCCGGTGGTGGAGGAAGCAGCGCACAGCTCCACCCTGAGCCCGTCTCATAATCAGCCACATGACTGAAAACACTGGGGAGGTGTTCAGGGCCTTTAACCTCTAATGTCATTTCATAATCTCACCTTGAGGTTTGTGTTTAAATCAAAGTGACTGTAgtttttagataaataaatataatgaaataagaaGTTCAGAGTTTCTCCTCTAAAAGGTTTAAAGTACAAAGAATTGGAAATACTCAATAAAAGTATAAGTACCTTAAACTGTACTATACTTGAggaaatgtactttgttactttctTCACCACATGATAGAAaactccttcttctcctctttaacATCCCCCcacctctgtcttcttcttctccccccccccccccctcccaccttcAGGACCACTTCTTGTTTGACAAGCCTGTCTCTCCGTTGTTGACATGTGCCTTTATGGCCCGAGACTGGCCAGACGCCAGGGGCATCTGGTAGGGGTCTCCTCAGCTCTCCTGCATGCTGTGTGACTCTAACTGCcacataacaataaaaaaaaactttatttatacaacacttttcttaacaaagttacaaaaagcttcagagaaagaaaagaggaattaaaaacaagagaaaaacaaacacgtCACAAATCGGAAGTAAGTTACATGAAAATACAGATTGTCCGTATcgtgggaaaataaaacatcaacaacagatCAGACATTCAGAAAAGCTTTAggacaaaataaagttttaaaagacattaaagacGTGTCCTGTCTGATCTCAGCAGGGCGGCTGACGGAAAAGGTCCGGTCACCTTCAGTCACCAGCAGAGCTCCCACATGCTGATCCACTGCACCATGATTTCATTATAAATATCCGTCCTCGTTCTGTGGAGACAAACATTCAGATTTTGCTTTTTGACGCAtgttggtggaaaaaaaaacaactttcaggCGGCTAAaccaacaacaggaagtgtgtttttgtgtgtttttgtgtgtttttgtgtgtgtgtgtgtgtgtgtgtgtgtgtgtgtgtgtgtcataacaCTGTTGCACAAATGAATTCAACACAGACGAGCAGCAGCTTGAATATCAATGTGTCTGCTGACACCAGGTCCTTGGTGACAGCTGAGTCATGTCTGATGGTGAGAGCGGTGTTTCACCTGCAGAGCTCTTTATTTAGCTGCTTCTCTTCAGGCACAACAACGAGAAGACCTTCCTGATCTGGGTGAACGAGGAGGACCACACCAGAGTCATCTCCATGGAGAAGGGAGGCAACATGAAGAGGGTGTTTGAGAGGTTCTGCAGAGGACTCAAGCAGGTGAAGTGGAGGCtgggaaataaacacaaacaggtcGTTTTGATAGTTAATGTGATTGGCGTGCAGCCACCGCCAcgcgccatcatcaggtcaaaatttaaaCTTATTGAATACTTTatctgacattagcatttagctcaaaccaCTGAGGAGTCGTATTAAAGCTTCTTGATATCCTGTAGGTGGAGCATCTGATCCAGGAGAGAGGCTGGGAGTTCATGTGGAACGAGCGTCTGGGCTACGTCCTCACATGTCCCTCCAACTTGGGCACCGGCCTCAGGGCGGGTGTGCATGTACGCCTGCCAAAGCTCagcaaggtaacacacacacacacacacacacacacacacacagttacagcgCAACCAGGTTGACAGGAGCAATCTGTCTTCTAGACCACctaatgtggattaatccgctgctgaaaatagtccccaacaaatgctctatctcctcctgtttgtttaatcaaaATTACACCAACCTCATCCTCTAAATTTAAtctgaggaagatcatgtgatacaGTCAAAAGCTCCTGAATGGACCCTGTGGTGTCAActactgtttccaaggtcaagaatgaagtTTGAATCTCGACTTCAGCCCAAAACTTTCATCAGATCCTGACGATGAAATGCTCAAACAACTATTCTGTAATGAAACTAGTGTGAATTTGAATCAATATTAACTTTTGAATTTCTGCTCTTGGAAATCAgtgttggttgtttttgttttgttttttactgcgGTTGTTGCACCATGTTACAAATGACTGAAAACTCTCTGCAGGACTCACGATTCTCCAAGATCCTGGACAACCTGCGGCTGCAGAAGAGAGGCACAGGAGGAGTGGACACCGCCGCCACCGGAGACACCTTCGACATTTCCAACAACGACCGTCTGGGCAAGTCTGAGGTGAGGATCAATCAATATCGATCAATCATATTgcctttaaaggtcccatattgtataaaggtagatgtccttgtgtagtttgattatagatcaggtctatgttttatattaatactgtgaaagtatcagagacaactgagaaatgcacacagcctgtattcagaaactggaGCCTGTTACACAAAACACCTTGAGTTTTCTACTTAAATAATcgcacttaaggtttaatttctccatAGCTGAGGGAAGTATTTAAGGGTGATGCACAGAATCTCTTCAAATGTTTCCtcagtgaagaaaaaacatgaaagcatctgcagcagtgacagagattttacagcagtagaattctactgtttccatggagactgttgattTGCTGCCGTTAGCGCCGGTGATACCCGTTAGCACTTTTGGGAAGCTGgtacctttagtttttttttcccttacctTAGTCACTAAGGTCTTTTGTTTTACTGATTTATtgatctgtgatgtcacaacaaagcagtcacctcaGCCACacccccaagccccgcccacctggacccaccatccaaaccttgcaggatttggtttctctgagtgtttttacctgaaatctgctttatttttattggatcactcagaaaacagtcagccaatcagaagagaggctcagagcctcctctcttctgattggctcaccgacctgttgttactagagctccagagagaagcctgagagaggagatgtgaaactacactgagatggtttttatatcttctgatggatcaacacttcaaataaaacacagaagaagaagaaaatatggagctttaagaaatgtttattttgttgtgtttatttgttcatgttaatTAGGAACTCTATTTCATCATTTCCACTttcagagccaatcagaggcctTGCTTTGCTGCAGAAATgaactcaggtgtgtgtgtgtttttaggtggAGCTGGTGCAGCTGCTGGTCGACGGAGTCAACTACCTGATTGAGTGTGAGAAGAGGCTGGAGAAGGGCCAGGACATCAAAGTCCCGGCTCCCATCACTCAGTTCAGGAAGTAAAGAGCTGGACTCATGATGCCGTCAGCGTTGGCAGGAGGTCAGCTCTCTGCTCGCTCGCTCCCTCCCAAACCGAGCCCCCGGAGAAAACCTCAGAACGACGTCGGTCCGCCGCCACAGAGGAGGCTGCTTCTTCACACCTCCCTCACTAAGATTTCAAATCTTTAGTGTAGCCTAAACTTAGACATGGTCTGCTGTTAGGGGAAAATTCTACCTCAAGTTAAGGTCTTCGCTGTAACCCTGACTCCAATAAAGCCGACAGTATTGAACAGTTTGACTTTTCTTTACTTCTCATTTATCTCTTATTTCACTCCGACCCTTTCATTTCACATCTGGTACATCTGTTTAACATCTGTTTCTGGTGTTGTCTGTGAAAACCTGGTAACTCTTTATAATACAGCCTGAGATTTACAGTATAGTCTCCTGGTGTGAGTCAGGTACCAGGTAAACACCTGCTGGTTCTCACAGGTGCTCAGATGAAGAAGTGGAAGAAAATTAGTTTGTTTGAGTAAAAATTCAGCATTTTAGAAGAAGTTTTTatagaaataaatgataatCCAAGTATTTTGGTAAGAACTGGAAACTTTTTCTtattgtgtaaataaaaaggGGAGAAAAGCCACATTATTTTACAGCACACAGACCTTATTGTTACTGtgtaaagtatatatatatatatatatatatatatatatatatatatatatagaaggCTTCTAATGTCAAAAAACTATGACATAACATAATCTTATATTATAACATGTAGGTCTAAATGTTGGTGGATCAAACATGGctgatgtttaatatttaatgaggaacctattattattattattattattattattattattattattattattattacaggtCATTTTAACTGCACAGTAAGAATAAGGTATACAGGCTGAAATATAATGTGActgattttcctttttacattttaattacacaATAAGAATAATGAGGTTAATGTCATTTTCCCcaaatttaaattttgcttGTAAATagtttatttctattttctttaaattaaattagattacaGTTAATTATCAATAGGAACCAGTATATGTGTATTTAATTCATAAAATAGAATTAGTCTTACCAGCCTCTctgtcacttttatttctcatttatgTTATTTAAGTAGCCTatataattaatcatttgataGTCTTTTACTACATTTTGTATCTTCTCTCTCATACTCGTATCTTCTAAATGATCCTGTGttactgtatttattgtgtaaCTATATTCGGCAGAGGGGATGAATGAAGGTGTTGTTCAGCTGGAGCGATGACGGGGCTTCACATGATTTTCACAGTGAGCTCTTATGTCTGGAAGCAGCtgcatttctgtttctctgctcttttattcatttgtttttctttgttatagCGTATTCAAAGACTCCAGGGGACCCGTAATGTGAagataataaaacaacagccaCACAGGTTTGTTTAAGCATCCGTCACAAATCTTTATTCTTGAACGAGTCTCTGTCGTCCACCTGCAGCTGGATTTATTGCCTTTATACTGGATGTGCTAGGATTCATCAGCTAACAGGAAATGTTGACCGTCGTCGTGTTTATGATGAGAGAAGCCGATTAAAGCTGTTGTTTacctgcaggtcaaaggtcatgtcAGCGTCTTGTATATCAGCATGGGTAAAATCAAATAAGAGAGCAGACGAAGAGCAAACCTGCacgtttttaattattttaaagccaaaaatgtttgtctcatttcctctgaacagtgtgtgtttgaacaagAGAAGATAAGGTCACAAAATTTAAGAACAAAAGAAATCGATAAGTGCCGCGGAACTTCTGTCCGACATCCAGACATCCAGTAGTTAggtcatcaaaacaaaaacatccaatTCCCCACCTGCATGAAAATGAACGCTCACTGACAGTATGCACTTTCCTGGGAGGCCAACAGAGGTGGAAGGATTTTAATTATAAGGGATTTATTTCCCCCAACATCtcaaaatacaaagacattttcaaagGACACATGAACGTCATCATAAATTTCTGATAAACTGTGTGTAATTCTGCATCAGTAACAAAAGAGTACAGTGCatctggagggaaaacagaaacaaaaagctaaataaaagaGACAACAGATATAAACAGCAGCATCGGATGCTGAGCAGTTTTaacttttgaaaaacaaagctTAAAAATCTGTAAACAGGTCTGCataagctaatgattaatctgAGAGAACATTCAACATTTAAGTAAGCAGAACAgcacttttcattattttggaCAATTTACTTTCCAGGATGCCACCTCTGacaattttcttatttttttctaaaaagaaATCAGTAGAAAGAAGTCATTAACAAACCATAAGGTGACACCTAGAGACCAGAGCCTGCCtattcaccaaaaaaaaaagtcctgcttttcttttttcttttctttttttttttggcaaagtgaaacagaaacacgAGCCTCTATTAAGGAGTGGTTGGAGAGTGCTAAAACAATGCAGGTACGCGAGAACAGGGCATCTCTGTGTGGTTTAGAGATAAGAACAGACAGTCAGGGTGAGCTCtttgaacaggaaacagaaaggaggccaacagtgtcagtgttgtgtcgTCAGTCCACAGGTCgcttttcactgtgtttctttgtaaACTCCTCGGCGTTCTTCATGAATTTTGCGCGGTCTTTAGTGTATTCCTCTGCCAGGTCTGCCCTCAGCGGGTGCTCGGGCTGAGGGATGTTCACCAGAGCAATGAGACACTGGATcactggaggagagagacaatgaTTTAGGCGAACTTCACATTATCACAAACAGCAGTgaggattttttatttatttttaaacctgcagtaaatggtgtttgtgtcacttggcagcagcagaaacaagctgctgttttccaCACCCAGCAGTTagttttctctgaaaacatctgcattaGTTTACATACTTGTTGATGTATTTTCTCTTTGACGGTACAAGAGGAAAAAGGACTAACGGATGCGTTTGGTAAACGCACCGTAAAGAGCTAACACtgatattgtattgtattcttaatcgattaatctgccaattattttcttgattaatcaactgGTCTGTCAGAAAATCAGTTTCCCTGAGATAAATAATGTGTCTCTTTTTGTCCAAGAACAGTTCAAAACCTTTTGTATGACACACGACTCAAAGGAAGAATCCTTTCATCTCCCGTTACCTCTGTAGGTAATAAGCTAACTAGCTGGACATGCTAATGTTACACTGCCGCTCCTGTAGTCTCTGAACTCTCTGTGTAGAGATCCTTCCTGTGGCCTCTGCACGTTTGCTAAACTGGGATTAACCCCTGACAGAAGCTGCTCAGGAGAGGGTGTTTAGTGAACAGTCAATTACAGGATACAAATATACTGCATAGCTAACATGCTAAGAGTTAGCatactgaaaatgaattataacAAAAACGACGTCTGGCGTGTGAGAATCTGGAGGATTGTAACTTTCAGAGAGGAAAGATTAATGAGCTTCTTTGACAACCAGCAGTTGCACAGACAGCTCAGACCGCagcaaagcccccccccccccccccccccccccccccgccccgccTCACCTTGGCAGGTCCTTGTGGCTGGCTTCCAGTTCTCCACACTGATGATGGGCAGGCAGACCTGACCCTTCTCGTCAATGTTGGGGTGGTAGATTTTCGTCTTGAAGGTGATCTTGGGAGGCTTGAAGGGGTACTCGGCGGGGAAGATGATCTCGATCCGAAACGCTCCTTTGTCATACGGAGCACAATCCTTTGCAGATGGGGAGAGAAAAcagtctttattattattaaaaaaggaagagaagagtCTGGGGAAATAGCAGCTGGTGGGGTGTgttggtgtctgtgtttgattgacagcagctcTAACGTTAGATCCATGAGTCAATTTAAAACTCAATCTGATTGACTTTTTAGGATCTTAAATGTGCATTTGATTTTTCCATTGGTTTCCGGATTTGGATTTTAAACAAGTTATTTTAGAAGCAGTTCGGGACTCACAGGAACAATGAGGCCTTGCCAGGTCAAGATGTTTGCTTCATCCACTTGAATGTTGCGGAAATGCTTCATCCCAGATTTGCGGATGTCATCGAGCTCCtggaaaaaatcaaaaaacatactggatttaaaatgtgatcAAATCATGAGATTACTGACACCTCAGTGGAGAATGCACTCTGACCTGTACAACTGTTCTGTCATAACATCTACTTTAATGATGCCTATAATATTCCTTTTCTTCACAGAGGTGTTGATTTAATTCTACTTTTTAGCATCAAGGTCACAGGTGtggtgtttcatttcatttcactcaggtgttcctaatattctgCTCCCTTTGTGTATGTAAACAGACAGAATGAATTTAGACATTTCTAACGATGCCGACAAAAGCTGAACGTTATCATCTTTGTACAGGTCGATATCGCGGCCGGGATGCCGCATTAGATTgcacaggtgtacctaataaagtggctgCTGCGTGTGAACAATAATGTTAGCGCTTCAGACAGGCAGCAGGGGGAATAAGTGCTGCCAGGTGAGAAGCTTCCAGACGTACAGGAGCTGTGT
Proteins encoded in this window:
- the ckmt2a gene encoding creatine kinase, mitochondrial 2a (sarcomeric), with the protein product MASSFTRLISGRNKAVLLASLGAGTMATGFLLSDSSLAAETRKKLYPPSSDFPDLRKHNNCMAAALTPAIYAKLRDKVTPNNWTLDQCIQTGVDNPGHPFIKTVGCVAGDEESYEVFGELFDPVIKDRHNGYDPRTMTHPTDLDSSKLSHAMFDEHYVLSSRVRTGRSIRGLSLPPACSRAERREVERVVVTALAGLKGDLAGHYYSLGDMTDKEQQQLIDDHFLFDKPVSPLLTCAFMARDWPDARGIWHNNEKTFLIWVNEEDHTRVISMEKGGNMKRVFERFCRGLKQVEHLIQERGWEFMWNERLGYVLTCPSNLGTGLRAGVHVRLPKLSKDSRFSKILDNLRLQKRGTGGVDTAATGDTFDISNNDRLGKSEVELVQLLVDGVNYLIECEKRLEKGQDIKVPAPITQFRK
- the LOC130186190 gene encoding ubiquitin-conjugating enzyme E2 L3-like, whose translation is MTSTRRLGKELDDIRKSGMKHFRNIQVDEANILTWQGLIVPDCAPYDKGAFRIEIIFPAEYPFKPPKITFKTKIYHPNIDEKGQVCLPIISVENWKPATRTCQVIQCLIALVNIPQPEHPLRADLAEEYTKDRAKFMKNAEEFTKKHSEKRPVD